One Tenebrio molitor chromosome 2, icTenMoli1.1, whole genome shotgun sequence genomic region harbors:
- the LOC138124931 gene encoding chitinase-like protein 3: protein MSLKVVLLCIFSIFFGQVLTASDKVICYYASWAVTRPGNGKFVPEDIDPNLCTHVNYAFLGLNNDGTLQILDEENDVNQGGFKRVSALKEQNPNLKVLFSVGGAAADTGRFNTVADDAEKLETLTQSALELCETYNFDGLDVDWEYPRGNDQEKFIKLLTALKTAFEPKGYLVTVAVNSIPGEVGGYDIPAMSNVLDVINVMTYDFHAIWGGVTAENSPLYGGDNESQWEKDNRNSDAAIRYWLEGGADPQKLAIGIAFYGHSFILSNPSEHDLGAATVAPGEPGEYTDNLGSLGYNEICEFHPNGTVVFLDDMKVPYLYDGDFWIGYDNEESVAIKVQYAKEKNLAGVFIWSIETDDMHEFCGEKNGLLKAVNKANKILCYYASWGATRPGDGKFTPEDIDANLCTHVNYAFLGLNDDGSLLILDNATDIVNEGLKKVSALKKINPNLKAIFSLGGYAAGTAIFTAVSADATKRATMAQSAIEFCQTYDFDGIDVDWEYPLEGDRENYITLLTELKEAFEPHGYVLTVAVAAIPTDAAYDVPAMSNVLDVINVMTYDFHGSWSGYTAQNSPLYASPLDGEWQRDNLNANSSITHWILSGADPQKLAIGIAFYGHAFTLTDASQHDLGAPSSGPAPAGDFTDNMGTLGYNELCEFHKDGTIAWDDVQKVPYMYDDTLWVGFDNPESVGLKAQYAKDNNLAGVMIWSIETDDLHALCGTKNALLQAVHDNMK, encoded by the exons ATGTCTTTGAAAGTCGTGCTTCTTTGCATATTTTCAATCTTCTTCGGCCAAGTCTTAACAGCGTCTG ACAAGGTAATTTGTTATTATGCCAGCTGGGCCGTAACCCGTCCAGGAAATGGTAAATTTGTGCCAGAAGACATCGACCCCAACTTGTGCACCCACGTCAATTACGCTTTTTTGGGATTGAACAACGACGGTACGTTGCAAATTCTGGACGAAGAGAACGATGTTAATCAAG GCGGTTTTAAAAGAGTGAGCGCCTTGAAAGAACAAAATCCAAATCTGAAGGTGCTCTTTAGTGTTGGAGGTGCTGCTGCTGACACTGGAAGATTCAACACTGTTGCGGATGATGCCGAAAAACTGGAAACCCTAACTCAGAGTGCTCTCGAGCTCTGCGAAACTTATAATTTTGACGGGTTGGACGTCGACTGGGAGTATCCTCGGGGAAATGACCAAGAGAAATTCATCAAACTTCTTACTGCTTTGAAGACGGCGTTTGAACCGAAAGGCTACCTCGTGACAGTTGCTGTCAATTCGATTCCTGGCGAAGTCGGAGGTTATGACATTCCTGCAATGTCCAA TGTTTTGGACGTCATCAATGTTATGACCTATGACTTCCACGCTATTTGGGGAGGGGTAACTGCCGAAAATTCACCTCTTTACGGTGGAGACAACGAGAGCCAGTGGGAAAAGGACAACAGGAATTCTGATGCTGCCATCAGATACTGGTTAGAAGGTGGAGCTGACCCACAAAAACTCGCTATAGGAATTGCGTTTTACGGACATTCTTTCATTCTTTCCAATCCTTCAGAACATGATCTTGGAGCCGCAACGGTGGCACCAGGTGAACCAGGAGAATACACAGATAATCTAGGAAGTCTCGGTTACAACGAA atcTGCGAATTTCATCCTAACGGAACTGTAGTATTTTTGGATGATATGAAAGTGCCTTACTTGTACGATGGTGACTTTTGGATTGGTTACGATAACGAAGAATCCGTAGCAATCAAA GTGCAATATGCTAAAGAGAAAAATTTGGCTGGAGTTTTTATCTGGTCCATTGAGACTGACGACATGCACGAGTTCTGCGGTGAGAAAAATGGTCTCTTGAAAGCCGTAAATAAAGCAA ACAAAATCCTATGCTACTATGCCAGCTGGGGAGCTACCAGACCCGGAGATGGCAAATTCACACCAGAAGACATTGATGCCAATCTCTGCACTCACGTAAATTACGCTTTCCTTGGCCTCAACGATGATGGAAGCTTGCTGATTTTAGACAACGCCACTGACATTGTAAACG AGGGACTCAAGAAAGTGAGCGCTTTGAAGAAGATCAACCCAAATCTCAAAGCCATATTTAGTTTAGGCGGATATGCCGCTGGAACTGCAATCTTCACTGCTGTGTCAGCAGACGCGACCAAAAGAGCGACTATGGCGCAGAGTGCCATCGAGTTCTGCCAAACCTACGACTTCGACGGtatagatgtggattgggAATATCCTCTTGAAGGAGACAGA GAAAACTACATTACCCTCCTAACAGAACTGAAAGAAGCATTCGAGCCTCACGGTTACGTTTTAACAGTTGCTGTTGCCGCTATTCCAACTGATGCTGCTTACGACGTCCCTGCCATGTCTAA TGTTCTAGATGTAATAAATGTAATGACGTACGATTTCCATGGGTCGTGGTCTGGATACACAGCTCAAAACTCGCCTCTGTACGCCTCTCCCTTAGATGGGGAGTGGCAAAGAGACAATCTCAACGCCAATTCCTCCATTACTCACTGGATTTTGAGCGGAGCTGACCCCCAGAAGCTTGCCATTGGAATTGCCTTCTACGGTCACGCTTTCACTCTAACCGACGCCAGCCAACACGACTTGGGGGCACCATCAAGTGGTCCAGCTCCTGCTGGAGACTTTACAGATAATATGGGAACTCTGGGCTACAACGAG TTGTGTGAATTTCACAAAGATGGGACCATCGCTTGGGACGACGTCCAGAAGGTTCCCTACATGTATGATGACACCTTGTGGGTCGGTTTTGACAATCCGGAATCTGTTGGACTAAAG GCGCAATATGCCAAGGATAACAACCTGGCTGGTGTGATGATTTGGTCTATTGAAACTGACGATTTGCATGCCCTCTGTGGAACAAAAAATGCACTATTGCAAGCTGTTCATGACAACATGAAATAA
- the LOC138122684 gene encoding acidic mammalian chitinase-like, whose amino-acid sequence MFLKTVLLITAVLASTHSTYAETDKVVCYFASWARYRPNSGAFVPENIDPQICTHVNYAFLGVNPDGSLKILDSWSEIDLGGLAHVESLKYANPDLKVLISIGGWNAGNEFLNGIAASSQLRANLIASCISFLEEWGYDGIDIDWQYPKDSDKSNFVKLLQEMRSAFDSAGYIISIAVPGKPLLSYDVPAINKVVDLIHVMVYGFHIPEEGRTGLNSPLHGVWSVNTSVATWIYLGVEPSKLTIVVPFYGQTYSLLDESNHEIGAAGSTGIGGPYTKSPGVLGYNEICEFYDDWTTVWDEEGQAPYKYQGNNWVSYDDPESIGLKAKFAKDNGLAGVGIWSIDTDDFRGSCGTQQPLLQAIKDNL is encoded by the exons ATGTTCCTCAAAACCGTTTTGCTAATTACGGCTGTTTTGGCCTCAACCCACTCCACCTACGCTGAAACTG acaAAGTGGTGTGCTACTTTGCCAGCTGGGCTCGCTACAGACCCAACAGTGGGGCTTTCGTACCGGAAAACATCGACCCCCAAATTTGCACTCACGTCAACTACGCTTTCTTGGGAGTAAACCCTGACGGAAGTCTTAAAATCTTGGACTCTTGGAGCGAGATAGATTTGGGTGGTCTTGCCCACGTCGAGTCTTTGAAATATGCGAATCCCGACCTGAAGGTTCTCATTAGTATTGGGGGATGGAACGCTGGCAATGAGTTTTTGAACGGAATTGCTGCTTCTTCACAACTGAGAGCAAATTTGATCGCTAGTTGCATTTCTTTCTTGGAAGAATGGGGttatgacggaattgacattGATTGGCAATACCCTAAGGACAGTGATAAG AGCAACTTTGTAAAACTCTTACAAGAGATGAGATCTGCATTCGACAGTGCTGGATATATAATTTCCATTGCGGTACCTGGAAAGCCATTGTTATCGTACGACGTACCAGCCATCAATAA AGTTGTGGATTTGATCCATGTGATGGTCTACGGCTTTCATATACCTGAAGAAGGACGAACAGGCTTGAACTCCCCTCTTCATGGTGTATGGAGTGTTAACACCTCTGTAGCAACCTGGATTTATTTGGGAGTGGAACCATCAAAACTCACAATCGTTGTACCATTTTACGGACAGACGTACTCCCTTCTTGACGAAAGCAACCACGAGATTGGAGCAGCTGGATCTACGGGAATCGGAGGTCCTTACACTAAGAGTCCCGGAGTTTTGGGATACAACGAA ATTTGTGAATTTTATGACGACTGGACGACAGTTTGGGATGAGGAAGGACAAGCACCTTACAAGTATCAAGGAAACAACTGGGTGAGCTACGACGATCCAGAATCCATTGGATTGAAA GCGAAATTTGCAAAAGATAACGGACTGGCGGGTGTAGGTATTTGGTCCATTGATACAGATGATTTTCGTGGATCGTGCGGGACTCAGCAACCTCTACTTCAAGCAATCAAAGACAACTTGTAA
- the LOC138123260 gene encoding chitinase-like protein 4 — translation MTVDLNIEYYKNSSTFGQSHRSQPVPKMFPRVITICLLGALTEQVFGASDKVICYYASWAVTRPGNGKFVPEDINPNLCTHINYAFAGLNSNGTLQILDEENDVNQGGFKRVSALKEANPNLKVLLSVGGATASTDAFTSIGSDPEKQQVLAQNAIDFFETYNFDGLDVDWEYPYGKETFNALLSGLKSAFEPGGYLLTVAVNSIPGEVGGYDIPTMSSVLDIINVMTYDFHAQYTGQTFENSPLYGGVNESDWQHENRNCDAAIRYWIDGGADPQKVTIGIAFYGHGYTLQDASKHGLGDTAVAPNDPGPYTDNLGSLGYNEICELHTDGTVVFLDDMKVPYLYDDTFWIGYDNEASAAAKVQYAKEKNLAGVFIWSIETDDMHGFCGEENGLLKAINNEMKK, via the exons ATGACAGTGGATTTGAATATAGAGTACTATAAAAACTCTTCAACTTTTGGCCAAAGTCACAGGTCTCAACCCGTGccgaaaatgtttccaagaGTGATAACCATCTGCCTGTTGGGAGCTCTAACTGAACAAGTCTTCGGCGCTTCTG ATAAAGTAATATGCTATTACGCAAGCTGGGCTGTGACGCGACCAGGAAATGGTAAATTTGTCCCTGAAGACATCAACCCCAACTTATGCACCCACATCAACTACGCCTTCGCCGGTCTAAATAGTAACGGAACCTTGCAAATTTTAGACGAAGAGAATGATGTCAACCAAG GCGGTTTCAAGCGTGTCAGCGCTTTGAAAGAAGCCAACCCCAACCTGAAAGTACTTCTAAGTGTTGGTGGAGCCACAGCTAGTACCGACGCATTCACATCCATTGGTTCGGATCCGGAGAAACAACAAGTGCTGGCTCAAAATGCCATCGACTTTTTCGAAACTTACAACTTCGACGGTCTTGATGTAGACTGGGAGTACCCTTACGGCAAAGAAACCTTCAATGCGCTCCTCTCAGGTTTGAAAAGCGCTTTCGAACCTGGAGGCTATCTCCTCACAGTAGCTGTTAACTCCATACCTGGAGAAGTTGGAGGCTATGATATCCCCACAATGTCAAG CGTTTTAGATATTATAAACGTGATGACATACGACTTTCACGCGCAGTACACAGGtcaaacttttgaaaattctccGTTGTATGGAGGAGTCAACGAAAGCGATTGGCAACACGAAAATCGTAACTGTGATGCAGCTATTAGATACTGGATAGATGGAGGTGCTGACCCACAGAAGGTCACCATCGGTATTGCGTTCTATGGGCATGGTTACACACTGCAAGACGCATCCAAGCATGGGCTCGGTGATACAGCTGTTGCTCCAAATGATCCTGGACCATACACCGATAACCTCGGCAGCTTGGGTTACAATGAG ATTTGTGAACTCCACACCGATGGGACTGTCGTGTTCCTAGATGATATGAAAGTACCGTACTTGTATGATGATACATTCTGGATTGGTTATGACAACGAAGCATCCGCTGCAGCGAAG GTACAATATGCCAAAGAGAAAAATCTAGCGGGAGTTTTCATTTGGTCGATAGAAACCGACGATATGCATGGATTCTGTGGAGAAGAAAATGGTCTACTCAAAGCAATCAATAACGAaatgaagaaataa
- the LOC138122682 gene encoding acidic mammalian chitinase-like, whose amino-acid sequence MFPRIIPLCLLAAITGQVFGATDKVICYYASWAVTRPGNGKFVPEDINPSLCTHINYAFAGLNTDGTLQILDEENDVNQGGFKRVSALKETNPNLKVLLSVGGATAGTDVFVSISQDAQKQQAMAQSAIEFFETYDFDGLDVDWEYPNSKEGFNTLLSALKGAFEPGGYLLTVAVNSIPGEVGGYDIPAMSNVLDLINVMTYDFHAIFAGFTSENSPLYGGVNESDWQQENRNCDAAIRYWLDGGADPQKVAMGVAFYGHSFILQNPSNHGLNDPTQAPSDPGPYTDNLGSLGYNEVCEFHPNGTVVFLDDMKVPYLYDGSFWIGYDNEESVALKVQYAKEKNLAGVFIWSIETDDMHGFCGEENGLLKAINNEIKK is encoded by the exons ATGTTTCCAAGAATAATACCACTCTGCCTCTTGGCAGCTATAACTGGACAAGTTTTCGGCGCCACTG ATAAGGTAATATGCTACTACGCAAGCTGGGCTGTCACGCGACCAGGAAATGGTAAATTTGTCCCTGAAGATATCAACCCCAGCTTATGCACCCACATCAACTACGCATTCGCCGGTCTAAACACTGACGGGACCTTGCAAATCTTAGACGAAGAAAATGATGTCAATCAAG GTGGATTCAAACGCGTAAGCGCTTTGAAAGAAACCAACCCCAATTTAAAAGTACTTCTGAGTGTTGGTGGAGCCACAGCTGGTACCGACGTCTTCGTTTCCATTTCTCAAGATGCCCAGAAGCAGCAAGCGATGGCTCAAAGTGCCATCGAGTTTTTCGAAACCTACGACTTTGACGGTCTTGATGTTGACTGGGAGTACCCCAACAGCAAAGAAGGTTTCAATACGCTGCTGTCAGCATTGAAAGGCGCTTTCGAACCTGGTGGCTACCTCCTTACAGTAGCTGTAAACTCCATACCTGGAGAAGTGGGAGGTTATGATATCCCTGCAATGTCAAA CGTTTTAGATCTTATAAACGTGATGACCTACGATTTCCACGCGATTTTCGCAGGATTCACTTCTGAAAATTCTCCGTTGTATGGAGGAGTCAATGAGAGTGACTGGCAACAAGAAAATCGTAATTGTGATGCTGCTATTAGGTACTGGCTAGATGGAGGTGCTGACCCACAGAAGGTCGCCATGGGGGTCGCGTTCTATGGACATTCTTTTATCCTGCAGAATCCATCCAATCATGGTCTCAATGATCCAACTCAGGCTCCGAGCGATCCGGGACCTTATACCGATAATCTAGGAAGCTTGGGTTACAATGAG GTTTGTGAATTTCACCCCAATGGAACCGTTGTGTTTTTAGATGATATGAAAGTACCCTATTTGTATGATGGTTCCTTCTGGATTGGTTATGATAACGAAGAATCTGTTGCACTGAAG GTACAATAtgccaaagaaaaaaatctagcAGGAGTTTTCATTTGGTCGATTGAAACCGATGATATGCACGGATTTTGTGGAGAAGAAAATGGTCTACTCAAGGCAATCAacaacgaaattaaaaaataa